One genomic segment of Acanthopagrus latus isolate v.2019 chromosome 14, fAcaLat1.1, whole genome shotgun sequence includes these proteins:
- the cracr2ab gene encoding ras and EF-hand domain-containing protein isoform X2, producing the protein MEEQGRVNGLRLSAEQRGSDWGRITLLDKTKEFFRTCDVEGKGFITRTDMRRLHRELPLSAEELEDVFDSLDTAGSGYLTLEAFSSGFSQFLHGRRISVADDQNQAPGPVFRAKEALYQSQWEAKLSGVDEEEERHFCMLLDSLGASNVFEEADEVRSLWAQLRRDEPHLLSNFEEFLARVTYQIKEAHQEKKEMESALQRKAATHDSEIRHLYEEMEAQINNEKDRLLLKDSERLQLRSHDLQHQLSSKEKELEHLFQKQKRLEFQCRELNSEKQESYVENVKLKMTNDELSRALENTSQELSLAQDQLAMLQDQAARLQQEKEMEMYRVTEGLQREKQSLMKQLDLLREMNKHLKDERDICAGIPRTSLRKKQKQRAGLANLFDDTSQPAKSEDDIPPAPSSSATTASAPACQQRPAAKKNLANGYASPAPPRVYDVRAKAKRSPSKTSAAKRVTGKDRVRAKKAEMEKKAGVEDEVLDAPPDGWPLRRVISIEEDHLPHLLQGGPQLLLHQLSEEDDEAEEEEEEEVQSDSETSVGMAATPPSGRAVVPVLGETSVARKSRFRMSPRRQPVGKETQHKPNEGSLFAPDRLFKVVLVGNSSVGKTSLLRSFCEGRFHPSTIATVGIDYSVKTLTLDNMQVAMQLWDTAGQERFRSITKQFFRKADGVVLMYDVTVEESFRAVKPWLTNVQEAAGEGIPILLLGNKMDMDEERQVSFKEAEQLAYENKVMFSEVSAYTAKNVTESLTHLARVLMEQEDTVRDATVILSAQPVRRKACCK; encoded by the exons ATGGAGGAGCAGGGCCGGGTGAACGGCCTCCGACTGAGCGCGGAGCAGAGGGGCTCGGACTGGGGACGGATCACCCTGTTGGACAAGACCAAGGAGTTCTTCAGGACCTGCGACGTGGAGGGCAAAGGCTTCATCACCCGCACAGATATGAGG AGGCTCCACAGAGAGCTGCCTCTGtctgcagaggagctggaggacgtgTTTGACTCTCTGGATACGGCCGGCAGCGGTTACCTCACACTGGAGGCATTCTCCTCTGGATTCA GTCAGTTCCTGCATGGCCGGAGGATCTCCGTGGCTGACGACCAGAACCAGGCTCCCGGTCCGGTGTTTAGGGCTAAGGAGGCTCTTTATCAGAGCCAATGGGAGGCCAAGCTGTCAGGagttgatgaggaggaggagaggcactTCTGCATGCTGCTGGATAGCCTGGGGGCCAGCAACGTGTTCGAGGA ggcAGATGAGGTGCGCAGTCTCTGGGCTCAGCTCCGGCGAGACGAGCCTCACCTCCTGTCCAATTTTGAGGAGTTCCTGGCCAGGGTCACCTACCAGATCAAGGAGGCCCACcaggagaagaaggagatggagagcgCCCTCCAGAG GAAAGCTGCGACGCACGACAGCGAGATCCGTCACTTGTACGAAGAGATGGAGGCGCAGATCAACAACGAGAaggacaggctgctgctgaag GACTCTGAGCGTCTTCAGCTGCGCAGTCACGACTTGCAGCACCAACTGTCTTCCAAGGAGAAAGAGCTGGAACATCTTTTCCAGAAGCAGAAAAGA TTAGAGTTCCAGTGCCGCGAGCTGAACAGCGAGAAGCAGGAGAGCTACGTGGAGAACGTCAAGCTGAAGATGACCAACGACGAGTTGTCCCGGGCGCTGGAGAACACCAGCCAGGAGCTGTCGCTGGCCCAGGACCAGCTGGCAATGCTGCAGGACCAGGCGGcccggctgcagcaggagaaagagaT GGAGATGTACAGAGTGACTGAgggcctgcagagagagaaacagagtctCATGAAGCAGCTCGATCTCCTCAG AGAGatgaacaaacatttaaaggacGAGCGCGACATATGCGCCGGCATA CCGCGGACGTCGCtcaggaagaagcagaagcagagagcGGGCCTCGCCAACTTATTCGATGACACCAGCCAGCCGGCGAAAAG tgagGATGACATCCCACCCGCCCCGTCCTCCTCAGCCACCACCGCAAGCGCGCCCGCATGTCAGCAGCGCCCTGCGGCAAAGAAAAACTTGGCAAATGGTTACGCAAGTCCTGCTCCACCCAGAGTGTACGATGTGAGAGCAAAGGCTAAAAGATCGCCCAGCAAGACGTCTGCTGCGAAGAGGGTGACGGGGAAAGACAGAGTAAGGGCAAAGAAAGCGGAAATGGAGAAGAAGGCGGGGGTCGAAGACGAGGTCCTGGACGCCCCTCCGGACGGGTGGCCCCTCCGTCGAGTCATCTCCATCGAGGAGGACCACCTGCCCCACCTGCTCCAAGGAGGGCCGCAACTTCTGCTGCATCAGCTCAGCGAGGAGGACGATGaggcggaggaagaggaggaagaggaagttcAGAGTGACAGTGAAACGAGTGTTGGCATGGCTGCCACACCGCCCTCTGGTCGGGCTGTTGTCCCCGTGTTGGGAGAAACTTCTGTGGCGAGGAAATCCCGCTTCAGGATGTCTCCGAGAAGGCAGCCTGTCGGGAAGGAGACCCAGCAC AAGCCAAACGAGGGCTCACTGTTTGCCCCGGACCGTCTGTTCAAAGTCGTCCTGGTCGGCAACTCGAGCGTAGGCAAGACGTCCCTGCTCCGCTCCTTCTGCGAGGGCCGCTTCCACCCCTCCACAATCGCTACTGtgg GTATTGATTACAGTGTGAAGACGCTCACCCTGGACAACATGCAGGTCGCAATGCAGCTCTGGGACACGGCAGGTCAGGAGAG GTTCCGCAGCATAACCAAGCAGTTCTTTCGTAAGGCAGACGGCGTGGTGCTGATGTACGACGTCACCGTGGAGGAGAGCTTCAGGGCTGTGAAACCCTGGCTCACCAACGTCCAg gaagcagcaggagaggggaTCCCCATCCTCCTCTTGGGCAACAAAATGGACATGGATGAAGAACGACAGGTGTCATTCAAAGAGGCTGAGCAGCTGGCTTAT GAAAACAAGGTGATGTTCTCTGAGGTCAGTGCCTACACTGCCAAAAATGTGACCGAGTCCCTGACACACCTGGCCAG GGTGCTGATGGAGCAGGAAGACACAGTGAGAGATGCAACAGTCATTCTCAGCGCTCAGCCTGTGAGGAGGAAAGCCTGCTGCAAGTGA
- the cracr2ab gene encoding ras and EF-hand domain-containing protein isoform X1, with protein MEEQGRVNGLRLSAEQRGSDWGRITLLDKTKEFFRTCDVEGKGFITRTDMRRLHRELPLSAEELEDVFDSLDTAGSGYLTLEAFSSGFSQFLHGRRISVADDQNQAPGPVFRAKEALYQSQWEAKLSGVDEEEERHFCMLLDSLGASNVFEEADEVRSLWAQLRRDEPHLLSNFEEFLARVTYQIKEAHQEKKEMESALQRKAATHDSEIRHLYEEMEAQINNEKDRLLLKDSERLQLRSHDLQHQLSSKEKELEHLFQKQKRLEFQCRELNSEKQESYVENVKLKMTNDELSRALENTSQELSLAQDQLAMLQDQAARLQQEKEMEMYRVTEGLQREKQSLMKQLDLLREMNKHLKDERDICAGIPRTSLRKKQKQRAGLANLFDDTSQPAKRAPLLVDGSYQSLEALPIEHLQIVFVASSSCSEDDIPPAPSSSATTASAPACQQRPAAKKNLANGYASPAPPRVYDVRAKAKRSPSKTSAAKRVTGKDRVRAKKAEMEKKAGVEDEVLDAPPDGWPLRRVISIEEDHLPHLLQGGPQLLLHQLSEEDDEAEEEEEEEVQSDSETSVGMAATPPSGRAVVPVLGETSVARKSRFRMSPRRQPVGKETQHKPNEGSLFAPDRLFKVVLVGNSSVGKTSLLRSFCEGRFHPSTIATVGIDYSVKTLTLDNMQVAMQLWDTAGQERFRSITKQFFRKADGVVLMYDVTVEESFRAVKPWLTNVQEAAGEGIPILLLGNKMDMDEERQVSFKEAEQLAYENKVMFSEVSAYTAKNVTESLTHLARVLMEQEDTVRDATVILSAQPVRRKACCK; from the exons ATGGAGGAGCAGGGCCGGGTGAACGGCCTCCGACTGAGCGCGGAGCAGAGGGGCTCGGACTGGGGACGGATCACCCTGTTGGACAAGACCAAGGAGTTCTTCAGGACCTGCGACGTGGAGGGCAAAGGCTTCATCACCCGCACAGATATGAGG AGGCTCCACAGAGAGCTGCCTCTGtctgcagaggagctggaggacgtgTTTGACTCTCTGGATACGGCCGGCAGCGGTTACCTCACACTGGAGGCATTCTCCTCTGGATTCA GTCAGTTCCTGCATGGCCGGAGGATCTCCGTGGCTGACGACCAGAACCAGGCTCCCGGTCCGGTGTTTAGGGCTAAGGAGGCTCTTTATCAGAGCCAATGGGAGGCCAAGCTGTCAGGagttgatgaggaggaggagaggcactTCTGCATGCTGCTGGATAGCCTGGGGGCCAGCAACGTGTTCGAGGA ggcAGATGAGGTGCGCAGTCTCTGGGCTCAGCTCCGGCGAGACGAGCCTCACCTCCTGTCCAATTTTGAGGAGTTCCTGGCCAGGGTCACCTACCAGATCAAGGAGGCCCACcaggagaagaaggagatggagagcgCCCTCCAGAG GAAAGCTGCGACGCACGACAGCGAGATCCGTCACTTGTACGAAGAGATGGAGGCGCAGATCAACAACGAGAaggacaggctgctgctgaag GACTCTGAGCGTCTTCAGCTGCGCAGTCACGACTTGCAGCACCAACTGTCTTCCAAGGAGAAAGAGCTGGAACATCTTTTCCAGAAGCAGAAAAGA TTAGAGTTCCAGTGCCGCGAGCTGAACAGCGAGAAGCAGGAGAGCTACGTGGAGAACGTCAAGCTGAAGATGACCAACGACGAGTTGTCCCGGGCGCTGGAGAACACCAGCCAGGAGCTGTCGCTGGCCCAGGACCAGCTGGCAATGCTGCAGGACCAGGCGGcccggctgcagcaggagaaagagaT GGAGATGTACAGAGTGACTGAgggcctgcagagagagaaacagagtctCATGAAGCAGCTCGATCTCCTCAG AGAGatgaacaaacatttaaaggacGAGCGCGACATATGCGCCGGCATA CCGCGGACGTCGCtcaggaagaagcagaagcagagagcGGGCCTCGCCAACTTATTCGATGACACCAGCCAGCCGGCGAAAAG AGCCCCACTGTTGGTGGACGGGTCCTACCAGTCTTTGGAGGCTTTGCCTATAGAGCACCTTCAAATCGTGTTTGttgcttcctcctcctgcagtgagGATGACATCCCACCCGCCCCGTCCTCCTCAGCCACCACCGCAAGCGCGCCCGCATGTCAGCAGCGCCCTGCGGCAAAGAAAAACTTGGCAAATGGTTACGCAAGTCCTGCTCCACCCAGAGTGTACGATGTGAGAGCAAAGGCTAAAAGATCGCCCAGCAAGACGTCTGCTGCGAAGAGGGTGACGGGGAAAGACAGAGTAAGGGCAAAGAAAGCGGAAATGGAGAAGAAGGCGGGGGTCGAAGACGAGGTCCTGGACGCCCCTCCGGACGGGTGGCCCCTCCGTCGAGTCATCTCCATCGAGGAGGACCACCTGCCCCACCTGCTCCAAGGAGGGCCGCAACTTCTGCTGCATCAGCTCAGCGAGGAGGACGATGaggcggaggaagaggaggaagaggaagttcAGAGTGACAGTGAAACGAGTGTTGGCATGGCTGCCACACCGCCCTCTGGTCGGGCTGTTGTCCCCGTGTTGGGAGAAACTTCTGTGGCGAGGAAATCCCGCTTCAGGATGTCTCCGAGAAGGCAGCCTGTCGGGAAGGAGACCCAGCAC AAGCCAAACGAGGGCTCACTGTTTGCCCCGGACCGTCTGTTCAAAGTCGTCCTGGTCGGCAACTCGAGCGTAGGCAAGACGTCCCTGCTCCGCTCCTTCTGCGAGGGCCGCTTCCACCCCTCCACAATCGCTACTGtgg GTATTGATTACAGTGTGAAGACGCTCACCCTGGACAACATGCAGGTCGCAATGCAGCTCTGGGACACGGCAGGTCAGGAGAG GTTCCGCAGCATAACCAAGCAGTTCTTTCGTAAGGCAGACGGCGTGGTGCTGATGTACGACGTCACCGTGGAGGAGAGCTTCAGGGCTGTGAAACCCTGGCTCACCAACGTCCAg gaagcagcaggagaggggaTCCCCATCCTCCTCTTGGGCAACAAAATGGACATGGATGAAGAACGACAGGTGTCATTCAAAGAGGCTGAGCAGCTGGCTTAT GAAAACAAGGTGATGTTCTCTGAGGTCAGTGCCTACACTGCCAAAAATGTGACCGAGTCCCTGACACACCTGGCCAG GGTGCTGATGGAGCAGGAAGACACAGTGAGAGATGCAACAGTCATTCTCAGCGCTCAGCCTGTGAGGAGGAAAGCCTGCTGCAAGTGA